The following are from one region of the Jeongeupia sp. USM3 genome:
- a CDS encoding DUF3293 domain-containing protein encodes MDAVERQRLEAAYRATRYVVPALQLGLRIGRRHPDLDAVLQQHGVVAWAFVSAANPRSVALCEHENRARHQNLTDTLAQCGVTWFDGIGEPLDAGWAPESSALVLGVSAERATQLGHDFDQYAVVFGELGGAAQLLWCVPVMGGGRI; translated from the coding sequence ATGGACGCGGTCGAGCGCCAGCGCCTCGAAGCAGCCTACCGCGCCACGCGCTACGTGGTGCCGGCGCTGCAGCTGGGCCTGCGCATCGGCCGCCGCCATCCCGATCTGGACGCCGTGCTGCAACAGCACGGCGTTGTTGCGTGGGCCTTCGTCTCGGCGGCCAACCCGCGGTCGGTGGCGCTGTGCGAGCACGAAAACCGCGCCCGCCACCAGAACCTGACCGACACGCTGGCGCAATGTGGCGTGACCTGGTTCGACGGCATCGGTGAGCCGCTTGATGCGGGCTGGGCGCCGGAGTCGTCGGCGCTGGTCCTCGGTGTTTCTGCCGAGCGGGCGACGCAGCTCGGTCACGATTTCGACCAGTACGCGGTCGTATTCGGCGAGCTGGGCGGCGCAGCGCAGTTGCTGTGGTGTGTTCCGGTCATGGGCGGTGGCCGGATCTGA
- a CDS encoding AlpA family transcriptional regulator, whose translation MHLIRLADVMQKTSLRRSTIYKYIAVNAFPRPVPIGGGRVAWVDAEIDDWVVEKIKARDAS comes from the coding sequence ATGCACCTCATCCGCCTTGCCGACGTCATGCAAAAAACCAGCTTGCGTCGATCGACCATCTACAAGTACATCGCAGTCAACGCGTTCCCGAGGCCTGTACCAATAGGCGGTGGCCGCGTGGCTTGGGTAGATGCGGAGATCGACGACTGGGTCGTTGAAAAAATCAAGGCGCGTGACGCCTCGTAA
- a CDS encoding site-specific integrase — protein MANLTDAKARNIKPDDSALPHGGVTGLALHPSATKGRGKWVLRYVSPVSGKRRNAGLGSYPEVGVAEAGKMGQAMREQLAQGIDPLDARASELGAPSAPTIPTFKEAAERLHAELLPGWKNVKHGQQWINTLTQYAFPSLGALQLDQIQPKHIADALRPLWLDKAETASRVKQRLHAVMAWAWAHGYCAANPVDVVSFLLPQQPSKTVRTTHQPAMPWRDIPAFVTAQFRGKQSDVSRRLLEFVILTACRSVEARGMTWDEIDWRYAVWTVPAERMKAGLLHRVPLAAQAIALLKQQQGQHDVLIFPSPRDGVVLSDMVLTSFLRRADAHSDIPGRTATAHGFRSSFRDWCSEHGYDRDLAERSLAHTVKNKVEAAYHRTDLLEQRRPLMQAWADYLDFK, from the coding sequence ATGGCCAACCTGACCGATGCCAAAGCCAGAAACATCAAACCCGACGACTCAGCGCTGCCACACGGTGGGGTTACCGGTCTCGCCTTGCACCCTTCCGCGACGAAGGGACGGGGCAAGTGGGTGCTTCGTTATGTCAGTCCGGTCAGTGGCAAGCGCCGCAATGCGGGCTTGGGGAGCTACCCCGAGGTAGGGGTGGCCGAAGCCGGCAAAATGGGGCAGGCCATGCGTGAACAGCTGGCGCAGGGGATTGACCCACTGGATGCCAGAGCGAGCGAACTGGGTGCGCCGAGTGCTCCAACAATTCCGACGTTCAAGGAGGCCGCCGAGCGACTGCATGCGGAGTTGTTGCCAGGCTGGAAGAACGTCAAGCACGGCCAGCAATGGATCAACACCCTGACGCAGTATGCTTTCCCAAGCTTGGGTGCATTGCAGCTGGACCAGATTCAGCCCAAACACATTGCCGATGCGCTCCGGCCGCTCTGGCTCGACAAAGCGGAAACGGCAAGTCGTGTGAAGCAACGACTGCATGCCGTAATGGCTTGGGCCTGGGCGCATGGTTACTGCGCTGCCAATCCGGTCGACGTCGTCTCGTTCCTGCTGCCGCAGCAGCCCAGCAAAACAGTCCGTACGACCCATCAACCCGCCATGCCTTGGCGGGATATTCCTGCGTTCGTTACTGCCCAGTTTCGTGGAAAGCAGAGTGACGTCAGCCGTCGGCTGCTCGAGTTCGTGATTCTGACCGCCTGCCGCTCGGTCGAAGCACGTGGTATGACCTGGGACGAAATTGACTGGCGATATGCAGTCTGGACCGTTCCGGCCGAGAGAATGAAAGCCGGTCTCTTGCATCGCGTCCCACTCGCCGCGCAAGCGATTGCGCTTCTGAAGCAGCAGCAAGGTCAGCATGACGTGCTGATCTTTCCCTCGCCGCGTGATGGTGTCGTCCTGTCCGATATGGTGCTGACGTCCTTTCTTCGGCGTGCAGATGCTCATAGCGATATCCCCGGCCGGACTGCAACGGCACATGGTTTTCGCTCCAGCTTCCGCGACTGGTGCAGCGAACACGGTTATGACCGTGATCTGGCCGAACGGTCACTGGCCCATACCGTCAAGAACAAGGTCGAAGCGGCGTATCACCGTACCGATTTGCTGGAGCAGCGCCGGCCATTAATGCAGGCTTGGGCGGACTACTTGGATTTCAAGTAG
- a CDS encoding inovirus Gp2 family protein translates to MFRHSANTNQTLHDDSHYAGLPIQRSKGPFVLEYLNRLQVTVERALAEHPRVFAFRIDLRFPSGRLEPSWVEGNGVIGRFVASFRAKVEHNRKRARELRRYSHDSSVRYVWAREVGERSRPHYHVAFMLNGNAFCTLGKYEMGRDNLFNRLQEAWASALDLSVEGVEGLVEVPKNACYRLRRDDGASVEDFFYRASYLCKVATKRFGDGTHGFGASRC, encoded by the coding sequence ATGTTTCGCCATTCAGCTAACACCAATCAAACATTGCACGACGACAGTCACTACGCTGGTCTTCCTATTCAGCGGAGCAAGGGGCCTTTCGTTCTTGAGTATCTGAATCGACTTCAGGTGACGGTGGAACGAGCCTTAGCCGAGCATCCTCGTGTTTTTGCCTTCCGTATCGATCTTCGCTTCCCCTCTGGTCGATTGGAGCCGTCCTGGGTCGAAGGTAACGGGGTCATCGGACGCTTCGTGGCGTCCTTCAGAGCCAAGGTCGAACACAACCGGAAGAGGGCACGTGAGCTGCGTCGTTACTCGCATGACTCATCCGTGCGCTATGTCTGGGCGCGAGAAGTGGGGGAGCGAAGTCGACCGCACTACCACGTGGCCTTCATGCTGAACGGGAATGCGTTCTGCACCTTGGGAAAGTACGAGATGGGCAGGGACAACCTGTTCAACCGTCTGCAGGAGGCGTGGGCGTCAGCGCTGGATCTGTCGGTTGAGGGCGTGGAAGGGCTGGTCGAGGTGCCGAAGAATGCCTGTTATCGCTTGCGCCGTGATGATGGCGCCAGTGTGGAGGACTTCTTCTACCGAGCGAGCTATCTCTGCAAGGTGGCTACCAAGCGCTTCGGAGATGGTACCCATGGATTTGGTGCCAGTCGGTGCTGA
- a CDS encoding RNA methyltransferase has protein sequence MNPKTSGTAPTAPHSANLEANQQLARFRVILSHTSHPGNIGSTARAMKTMGLSRLYLVNPKEFPSEVAVSLASNAHDLLDNAVVVGSMEEALAGTTLQVAMTARRRELAQPLQTPRQLAPELVAEARHGGEIALVFGTEMSGLTIDEVQLCNRRVTIPTNPDYSSLNLAQAVQVLCYELRATLLDDVSHLEEQRNLASHEYVELFYQHLEETLTTIGFLRPKAPKRLMPRLRRMYQRIGLEQEEVDILRGILRATLEFDRRNKDE, from the coding sequence ATGAATCCCAAGACCTCCGGCACCGCGCCGACCGCTCCGCACTCCGCCAACCTCGAAGCCAATCAACAGCTTGCGCGCTTTCGGGTCATCCTCTCGCACACCTCGCACCCGGGCAATATCGGCTCTACCGCCCGGGCGATGAAAACCATGGGCCTGAGCCGGCTCTACCTCGTCAACCCGAAGGAGTTTCCGTCCGAAGTGGCCGTGTCGCTGGCGTCGAACGCGCACGACCTGCTCGACAACGCCGTTGTCGTCGGCTCGATGGAAGAAGCGCTTGCCGGCACGACGCTGCAGGTCGCGATGACCGCGCGCCGGCGCGAACTGGCCCAGCCGTTGCAGACGCCTCGCCAGCTCGCGCCCGAACTGGTCGCCGAAGCCCGGCACGGCGGCGAGATCGCGCTGGTGTTCGGCACCGAGATGAGCGGCCTGACGATCGACGAAGTCCAGCTGTGCAACCGCCGGGTGACGATCCCGACCAACCCGGACTACTCGAGCCTGAACCTTGCGCAGGCGGTACAGGTGCTGTGCTACGAGCTGCGCGCCACCCTGCTCGACGACGTCAGCCACCTCGAAGAACAGCGCAATCTGGCCAGCCATGAGTATGTCGAGCTGTTCTACCAGCACCTGGAAGAAACGCTGACGACGATCGGCTTCCTGCGCCCAAAGGCGCCGAAACGGCTGATGCCGCGGCTGCGCCGGATGTACCAGCGCATCGGGCTTGAACAGGAGGAGGTCGACATCCTCCGGGGCATCCTGCGCGCAACGCTCGAGTTCGACCGCAGAAACAAGGACGAATAG
- the clsB gene encoding cardiolipin synthase ClsB, producing MTDFVRGNHLTLLYNGADFFPALIAAIESARREIYLESYLFETDAVGIAVIEALMAAARRGVSVQMQIDGFGARNFPAGWQARLGDAGVRLLFFRPEVGRFSLNRQRLRRLHRKLTVVDGQVGFIGGINILSDVDSPELAPRYDYSVRVNGPLVAQMRETADRVWRHTAWVQLQPEWARTLPAPPKPMKAGQSIAKLAIRDNFRNRHAIEQEYLRAIETARDEIIIANAYFLPGYRFRHALLRAAERGVSVVLLLQGRVDHALLHYASRGFYHSFLKAGIEIYEYRKGFMHAKVAVVDRYWATVGSSNIDPFSLLLAREANIVVRDHDLAGALRDDLQRRLDHDSVAIAPDDLRRGRWYFRILPWISHGIVRVLMAISGYGGRRYLE from the coding sequence ATGACGGATTTCGTTCGCGGCAATCACCTGACGCTGCTGTACAACGGCGCCGATTTCTTTCCGGCGCTGATCGCGGCGATCGAATCGGCGCGGCGCGAAATCTATCTGGAAAGCTATCTGTTCGAAACCGACGCGGTCGGCATCGCGGTGATCGAGGCGCTGATGGCGGCGGCGCGACGCGGGGTGAGCGTGCAGATGCAGATCGACGGCTTCGGGGCGCGAAACTTCCCCGCCGGGTGGCAGGCGCGGCTGGGCGACGCCGGCGTCCGGCTGCTGTTCTTCCGGCCCGAGGTGGGACGCTTCTCGCTCAACCGCCAGCGGCTCCGGCGGCTGCATCGCAAGCTGACGGTCGTCGACGGCCAGGTCGGTTTCATCGGCGGCATCAACATCCTGTCCGACGTCGACTCACCCGAACTGGCGCCGCGTTACGATTACTCGGTGAGGGTCAACGGGCCGCTGGTTGCGCAGATGCGCGAAACCGCCGACCGCGTCTGGCGCCATACCGCCTGGGTGCAGCTGCAGCCCGAGTGGGCCAGGACGCTACCGGCGCCGCCAAAGCCGATGAAGGCCGGGCAGAGCATCGCCAAGCTGGCGATTCGCGACAACTTCCGCAACCGCCACGCGATCGAGCAGGAGTACCTGCGCGCGATCGAGACCGCGCGCGACGAGATCATCATCGCCAACGCGTACTTCCTGCCGGGCTACCGCTTCCGTCACGCCTTGCTGCGTGCGGCCGAGCGCGGCGTCAGCGTCGTGCTGCTCTTGCAGGGGCGGGTCGATCATGCGCTGCTGCACTACGCCAGTCGCGGCTTCTACCACAGCTTCCTCAAGGCCGGCATCGAGATCTACGAATACCGCAAGGGGTTCATGCACGCCAAGGTTGCGGTCGTCGACCGCTACTGGGCAACGGTCGGTTCGAGCAATATCGATCCGTTCAGCCTGCTGCTGGCGCGCGAGGCCAATATCGTCGTGCGCGACCATGATCTGGCCGGCGCGCTGCGGGACGATCTGCAGCGCCGGCTCGACCATGATTCGGTGGCGATCGCGCCGGACGATCTGCGCCGCGGCCGCTGGTATTTCCGTATCCTGCCGTGGATCTCGCACGGCATCGTCCGGGTGCTGATGGCAATCAGCGGCTACGGCGGCCGGCGCTATCTGGAGTAA
- a CDS encoding inositol monophosphatase family protein yields MHPMLNTAVRAARRAASVIQRASNNLDLIQPEKKGHNDFVSEVDRAAEQAIIETILEAYPQHAIIAEESGARGNSEYVWIIDPLDGTTNFLHGFPQYAVSIALEHRGVITQAVVYDPNRNDLFTATRGVGAFLNDRRIRVSKVRDLSDALVGTGFPYTKFDNLDAYMAIFRDMAQKAAGVRRPGAAALDLAYVACGRFDGFFEFDLKLVDIAAGTLLVQEAGGLVTDFAGEEKFLESGDVLCGTPRVFGQMLQLIKQHNIK; encoded by the coding sequence ATGCATCCGATGCTCAACACGGCCGTCCGCGCCGCCCGCCGTGCCGCCTCCGTCATCCAGCGCGCGTCGAACAATCTCGACCTGATCCAGCCGGAAAAGAAGGGCCACAACGACTTCGTCTCCGAAGTCGACCGGGCCGCCGAACAGGCCATCATCGAAACCATCCTCGAAGCCTACCCGCAGCACGCGATCATCGCCGAAGAATCCGGCGCGCGCGGCAACTCGGAATACGTGTGGATCATCGATCCGCTCGATGGTACCACCAACTTCCTGCACGGTTTCCCGCAATACGCGGTCTCGATCGCGCTCGAACACCGCGGCGTGATCACTCAGGCCGTCGTCTACGACCCGAACCGCAACGACCTGTTCACCGCAACGCGTGGCGTCGGCGCCTTCCTTAACGACCGCCGCATCCGCGTGTCCAAGGTGCGCGACCTGTCGGATGCGCTGGTCGGCACCGGCTTCCCGTACACCAAGTTCGACAATCTCGATGCCTACATGGCGATCTTCCGTGACATGGCGCAAAAAGCCGCCGGCGTGCGCCGCCCGGGTGCCGCTGCGCTGGATCTGGCCTATGTCGCCTGCGGCCGTTTCGACGGTTTCTTCGAGTTCGACCTCAAGCTCGTCGACATCGCCGCCGGTACGCTGCTGGTGCAGGAAGCCGGCGGCCTGGTGACCGACTTCGCGGGCGAGGAGAAATTCCTCGAGTCGGGCGACGTGCTCTGCGGCACGCCGCGCGTGTTCGGTCAGATGCTGCAGCTGATCAAGCAGCACAACATCAAGTAA